In Leptospira bourretii, a genomic segment contains:
- a CDS encoding SH3 domain-containing protein, with the protein MSGYKYLLYTLLVIFVSPIFSENHWDHYIHEKTVGSTYLTFGDNINLRETNNVNAKVLKKLSIGDSVKIIAKTNQILEQNSVKEFWYQVQSEKEIGYVWGGLLADYSFEWNDKTILARNLGIQIGKLELKLIQKNQLLAQGTWDVGPMSSESWDHTIYQPSSFSPSPVAMFGLKYLVFSEIEYGYTNEQIFTLDKDLKFVSQFSWNPGACDPPSCAESWLVLPTESLPADKKINRKVTKGKPNTIIELTHSFDIDDESSHEYYQSEYIWNGTTFQKKEK; encoded by the coding sequence ATGTCGGGTTACAAATATTTACTCTACACTCTACTCGTAATTTTTGTTTCTCCCATTTTTTCTGAAAACCATTGGGATCACTACATTCACGAAAAAACTGTTGGCTCCACCTATTTAACATTTGGCGACAATATCAACTTAAGAGAAACAAACAATGTAAATGCGAAAGTTTTAAAGAAACTTTCCATTGGTGATTCCGTCAAAATTATCGCAAAAACGAACCAAATCCTAGAACAGAATTCAGTAAAAGAATTTTGGTACCAAGTCCAATCCGAAAAAGAGATAGGATATGTTTGGGGAGGGTTACTTGCTGATTATTCTTTTGAATGGAATGATAAAACCATATTAGCACGCAACTTAGGCATTCAGATTGGAAAACTGGAATTAAAACTAATCCAAAAAAATCAATTGTTGGCACAAGGCACTTGGGATGTTGGACCAATGAGCAGCGAAAGTTGGGATCATACTATCTACCAACCGTCTTCTTTTTCACCTTCCCCCGTTGCAATGTTTGGATTAAAGTATCTTGTATTTTCTGAGATAGAATACGGATACACAAACGAACAAATATTTACATTAGATAAAGACTTAAAATTTGTTTCACAGTTTTCTTGGAATCCTGGTGCTTGTGATCCACCTTCTTGTGCGGAATCATGGCTCGTACTTCCAACTGAAAGTTTACCGGCAGATAAAAAAATAAACCGTAAAGTCACAAAAGGAAAACCAAATACAATCATCGAACTAACTCATAGTTTCGATATTGATGATGAAAGTTCTCATGAATATTACCAATCTGAATACATTTGGAATGGAACCACTTTTCAAAAAAAGGAAAAATAA
- a CDS encoding M23 family metallopeptidase, producing MRFGIFILFLIFPVGLLIAKDHSEYCSMDRLCVIYIQDKTGVDIYFQNKIAIKETVTTLSVNAISKNMKSSVKLPLVTVIQGPKRKKLFRLSVNKPNKRWIYQIKFKWILGNFSVHHNPKVVYDLPFEKGMKVRVYQGYKGTKSHQGDNRYSIDFGLREGDLVTAARDGIVIDTEQKNNEGGFEIKYIHSANYVKILHDDGTIGQYAHLRYMGVLVKRGQRVTSGSPLGYAGSTGFSDGPHLHFEVYKPTPHLRKKTIPTKFRTESSDSEVLAEGQLHWRREPNDPMVKTASDIEEIQICESVQSLEKLGCRSTTFSKSSPLYFYIPLLKPSRYKIQISVRKNGTTISKLYNWETNPEWWDTFLDVQLEDPTEPLEGEWTAVISIDGVIQKEIQFQIMSVM from the coding sequence ATGAGATTTGGCATATTCATTCTATTTTTGATTTTCCCTGTGGGGCTTTTGATTGCCAAAGATCATTCAGAGTATTGTTCCATGGACAGACTTTGTGTTATTTACATTCAAGATAAAACAGGGGTGGACATTTACTTTCAGAATAAAATTGCCATCAAGGAAACTGTTACAACTTTATCGGTGAACGCAATTTCTAAGAATATGAAGAGTAGTGTCAAACTTCCTCTTGTGACAGTCATTCAGGGACCCAAAAGGAAAAAACTCTTTCGGCTGAGCGTGAACAAACCAAACAAACGTTGGATCTACCAAATCAAATTCAAATGGATACTTGGAAATTTTTCAGTCCACCACAATCCAAAAGTAGTGTATGATTTGCCTTTTGAAAAAGGAATGAAGGTTCGAGTTTACCAGGGTTATAAGGGTACAAAAAGTCACCAGGGTGATAACCGTTATTCGATTGATTTTGGATTGAGGGAAGGGGACTTGGTCACGGCTGCAAGAGATGGAATTGTAATCGATACAGAACAAAAAAATAACGAAGGAGGATTTGAAATCAAATACATCCATTCGGCAAATTACGTAAAAATCCTCCATGACGATGGAACAATTGGTCAGTATGCACATTTACGTTATATGGGAGTTCTTGTCAAACGAGGCCAGAGGGTTACCTCCGGATCTCCACTTGGATATGCTGGAAGTACAGGATTTAGCGACGGGCCTCACCTCCATTTTGAAGTTTATAAACCAACGCCCCACTTACGAAAAAAAACGATCCCAACAAAATTTCGGACAGAATCTTCCGACTCGGAAGTCCTTGCGGAAGGACAACTCCATTGGAGGAGGGAACCAAACGATCCAATGGTCAAAACTGCCTCCGACATTGAGGAAATCCAAATTTGCGAATCGGTTCAAAGTTTAGAAAAATTGGGCTGTCGTTCCACAACATTTTCCAAAAGTTCTCCTCTTTACTTTTATATTCCTCTTTTGAAACCTTCTCGATATAAGATACAAATTTCCGTTCGTAAAAATGGCACGACTATTTCTAAATTGTATAATTGGGAGACAAATCCTGAATGGTGGGATACCTTTTTAGATGTCCAATTGGAAGATCCTACAGAACCATTAGAAGGTGAGTGGACAGCGGTTATTTCTATTGATGGAGTAATCCAGAAAGAAATACAATTTCAGATAATGAGTGTAATGTGA
- a CDS encoding glutathione S-transferase N-terminal domain-containing protein, translating to MSPTLYTFPISHFSEKARWGLDLAHYPYELKPLIPGQHIQTLKPLVSDLYVPVLETDTGVIQGSGNIIDLVEEKAFGHTASSEEKQMEEKIDSQIGKSLQTLLYHFILDYPEIVGKLFLLNPSKASDTVGPPEHFDLIALSLKRRYKITPKNLEIVKQSLDECSKELIEIYKTRKFFNGTSFGRVDLTMASLMGMLAEPMESPAYPWFASVQMPESFLTWRKDLGYELLFERIGEFYKEFRIQSK from the coding sequence ATGAGTCCAACCTTATACACATTTCCCATCTCACATTTTTCTGAAAAGGCTAGATGGGGATTAGACCTCGCCCACTATCCCTATGAACTAAAACCTTTAATCCCTGGACAACACATCCAAACTTTAAAACCGCTTGTCAGTGATTTGTATGTCCCCGTTTTAGAAACTGACACTGGGGTCATCCAAGGTTCTGGCAATATTATTGATTTAGTAGAAGAAAAAGCATTCGGTCACACAGCTTCTTCGGAAGAAAAACAAATGGAAGAAAAGATAGACTCTCAAATTGGAAAGAGCCTACAAACTCTATTGTATCACTTTATCCTGGATTACCCAGAGATTGTTGGTAAATTATTTTTATTAAATCCAAGCAAAGCCAGTGATACAGTCGGGCCACCTGAACATTTCGATTTGATTGCATTATCTCTCAAAAGAAGATATAAAATCACACCTAAAAATCTAGAAATCGTAAAACAATCATTAGATGAATGTTCCAAAGAATTAATCGAAATTTACAAAACTCGCAAGTTTTTTAATGGAACTTCCTTTGGACGAGTGGACTTAACCATGGCAAGTCTTATGGGAATGCTTGCAGAGCCAATGGAATCTCCCGCTTATCCTTGGTTTGCTTCTGTACAAATGCCAGAATCTTTTCTCACTTGGAGAAAGGACTTGGGTTATGAATTGTTATTCGAAAGAATCGGAGAATTTTATAAAGAGTTTCGAATCCAATCCAAATAG
- a CDS encoding DegT/DnrJ/EryC1/StrS family aminotransferase: MSTETIQRPVRKEKDIEFFKPTLSREDLKGVLECLVDEHLSTGEIVERFEKTFCHTFKIKHAISSNSLTSAYHLALLALGVKAGDSVLLSSYAPISALDAIFLLQAKPVLIDLKRNSFHPCPEEFLRKKNESGAKFALFDHSFGSLIRLSDYSIEGLEVVEDFTEAIGATSETITVGKQSKIAICGLSAENIITTGNGAMIITSEVSLSNVVKSYKSGSSAKRNFGEPKYDYNLVDYQAALGIEQLSKLGVILERKKKIASAYLQAVQNSRLETYFQNPTEDTFQRFPIVVSGQNYEEIQRYFKSIHIGTQRTVDEPLHRVLEENPLEFPNAERLFQRGHCIPIYPNLTKDNVQRIATAIRRIY; this comes from the coding sequence ATGAGCACCGAAACAATACAAAGACCCGTTCGAAAAGAAAAAGATATCGAATTTTTTAAACCGACCCTATCTCGGGAAGACCTAAAAGGTGTTTTAGAATGTCTCGTGGACGAACACCTTTCTACCGGCGAAATCGTAGAAAGATTTGAAAAAACCTTCTGCCATACTTTCAAAATCAAACATGCCATTTCTTCTAATTCCCTCACTTCGGCATATCACTTAGCATTGCTTGCGTTAGGTGTAAAAGCAGGGGATTCCGTTTTACTTTCTAGTTACGCTCCGATTTCGGCACTAGATGCGATTTTTCTTTTACAAGCCAAACCAGTGCTTATTGATTTGAAACGAAACTCCTTTCATCCTTGCCCAGAAGAATTCCTTCGCAAAAAAAATGAATCGGGTGCAAAATTTGCTCTATTCGATCATAGTTTTGGATCACTCATTCGTCTCAGTGATTATTCCATCGAAGGTTTGGAAGTGGTAGAAGACTTTACCGAAGCCATTGGTGCCACCTCAGAAACCATTACTGTTGGGAAACAATCCAAAATCGCAATTTGTGGCCTCAGTGCCGAAAATATCATCACCACTGGGAACGGTGCGATGATCATCACTTCTGAAGTTTCTCTTTCGAATGTTGTGAAATCTTATAAATCTGGATCATCCGCCAAACGTAACTTTGGTGAACCTAAGTATGATTACAATTTAGTGGATTACCAAGCCGCACTTGGAATTGAACAACTTTCCAAACTTGGTGTTATCTTAGAACGTAAGAAAAAGATTGCTTCTGCGTATTTACAAGCAGTTCAAAATTCAAGATTGGAAACTTATTTTCAAAATCCAACAGAAGATACATTCCAAAGATTTCCCATTGTTGTTTCGGGACAAAACTACGAAGAGATCCAAAGGTATTTTAAATCCATTCATATTGGAACACAAAGAACTGTAGATGAACCTCTTCATCGAGTGTTGGAAGAAAATCCTTTGGAATTTCCTAATGCGGAACGTCTTTTCCAACGTGGACATTGTATTCCGATTTATCCTAACCTAACAAAAGATAATGTACAACGGATTGCAACAGCCATCCGACGCATCTATTGA
- the cutA gene encoding divalent-cation tolerance protein CutA, with protein MEDSSEYYTVYVTFASEEEAKQIAKVVVTDRLAACANIIKGMQSVYIWNSVLEESEETVGLFKTTKDKSKVLVQRIKELHSYDTPCIVIWPIVSGNPDYLDWIRNSL; from the coding sequence ATGGAAGATTCATCGGAATACTACACTGTCTATGTTACATTTGCTTCCGAAGAAGAAGCGAAACAAATTGCTAAAGTTGTTGTTACAGATCGATTGGCAGCTTGTGCCAATATCATCAAAGGGATGCAGTCAGTTTACATTTGGAATTCTGTTTTAGAAGAATCAGAGGAAACAGTTGGATTATTCAAAACAACCAAGGACAAATCCAAAGTTTTGGTGCAGAGGATCAAAGAACTACATTCTTATGATACTCCCTGCATTGTCATTTGGCCAATTGTTTCTGGAAATCCAGACTATTTGGATTGGATTCGAAACTCTTTATAA
- a CDS encoding M23 family metallopeptidase, with protein sequence MKDIENGFDLYIKNRNPTIFPTNSVMVNVTVKNFKSEHTFPQFLVLKGNESVFVSSFVLEDITKPTFTSFAVHVMIGDRESIHDDSVTYLLPFPAGIRSRVAQAYNGKFSHIGNLKYSVDFILPVGTPILAARKGQVVAVVSNFSEGGIRKDLLSKANYIIILHNDGTLGNYAHLMKDGVLVKVGDFVDAGQMIGYSGNTGFTQGPHLHFEVHKPTRQLDVMTIPTVFKTQNAERETLSQHYLYWHPKDGDLPLRTDILDEDIRLCKYNDRGEKIRCGDTSFRLGENYAIEFEFAKPKNQEIEIHITKDGNSVKPFYYKWKTQNYLDSDSRYFVIPKNEEFIGQWKMRVRINGEEKKTLFFEVNV encoded by the coding sequence GTGAAAGATATTGAGAATGGTTTTGACTTATACATCAAAAATCGAAATCCAACAATTTTTCCAACCAATTCGGTGATGGTCAACGTCACCGTTAAAAATTTTAAATCTGAACATACTTTCCCTCAGTTCTTAGTCTTAAAAGGAAACGAATCAGTATTTGTATCTAGTTTTGTTTTAGAAGATATTACTAAACCTACATTCACATCCTTTGCAGTTCATGTGATGATTGGAGATAGAGAAAGTATACATGATGACTCTGTGACTTATTTATTGCCATTCCCAGCTGGGATACGATCTCGTGTAGCCCAAGCTTATAACGGGAAATTTTCTCATATAGGAAACTTAAAATACTCTGTTGATTTTATTTTACCAGTTGGCACTCCCATTCTTGCAGCAAGGAAAGGGCAAGTGGTCGCAGTGGTGTCGAATTTTAGTGAAGGTGGAATTCGTAAAGATTTACTGAGCAAAGCCAATTATATCATCATTTTACATAACGATGGCACTTTGGGAAACTATGCGCATTTAATGAAGGATGGGGTTTTGGTAAAGGTTGGTGATTTTGTAGATGCGGGACAAATGATTGGATATTCAGGTAACACTGGTTTTACGCAAGGACCACATTTACATTTTGAAGTTCATAAACCCACTCGCCAATTGGATGTGATGACTATCCCCACGGTTTTTAAAACTCAAAATGCAGAACGAGAAACCTTATCTCAGCATTATTTATATTGGCATCCAAAAGATGGTGATTTACCTCTTCGAACCGACATTTTGGATGAGGACATTCGATTGTGTAAATACAATGATCGTGGGGAAAAAATTCGATGTGGCGATACTTCATTTCGTTTAGGCGAAAACTATGCGATCGAATTTGAATTTGCAAAACCTAAAAATCAGGAAATTGAAATTCATATCACAAAGGATGGAAATTCAGTAAAACCTTTTTACTACAAATGGAAAACCCAAAACTATTTGGATTCAGACAGCCGTTATTTTGTAATTCCTAAAAATGAAGAATTCATTGGTCAGTGGAAGATGCGGGTGCGGATCAACGGAGAAGAAAAGAAGACTCTTTTTTTTGAAGTGAATGTGTAA
- a CDS encoding DUF2237 family protein produces the protein MDMDESINVLGGPLAPCSTRPLTGFFRDGCCNTSDDDLGSHTVCVLATEEFLESQKQSGNDLITPWPQYAFPGVKPGERWCLCASRWLEAYRNGVAPKVFLESTHKRALEIIPLELLERFAADDFD, from the coding sequence ATGGATATGGATGAATCGATAAATGTGCTGGGCGGACCTCTCGCTCCTTGTTCCACAAGGCCGCTTACTGGATTTTTTCGGGATGGATGTTGTAATACTTCCGACGATGACTTAGGCTCTCATACAGTTTGTGTTCTCGCTACGGAAGAATTTTTAGAGTCACAAAAACAAAGTGGCAATGATCTCATCACACCTTGGCCACAGTATGCTTTCCCTGGAGTCAAACCTGGGGAACGTTGGTGTCTTTGTGCTTCCAGGTGGTTGGAAGCTTATCGTAATGGGGTAGCTCCCAAGGTGTTTTTAGAATCTACCCACAAACGTGCGTTAGAGATCATCCCTTTGGAGCTTCTCGAAAGATTTGCTGCAGATGATTTTGACTAG
- a CDS encoding NADase-type glycan-binding domain-containing protein, giving the protein MRSPSPKTYLLIIAICLPIFAEPLNPPSLTSSSQLLPKSKKYTPIFAMDGKLKTSWVEGANGEGIGETLQIKYKSPINFRSLSIYNGFGDPKLWAANNRIKKLKISTEDGNEEIVTLKDSLSLQMIEFKSELRAKEISLTIQEVYKGTNTENTAIAELTFNSEQAGSALVPPKNTWAIGKWKTKSNIARIQLHNDGTCEMGYETAKMLCTWTEKGDKVIVSLEATLPLTNTDILEIKRRGNPSDPTLEINGKHEFISNRDGV; this is encoded by the coding sequence ATGCGTAGTCCAAGTCCAAAAACTTATCTTTTAATAATCGCCATCTGTCTGCCCATTTTTGCAGAACCTCTCAATCCTCCAAGCCTCACCTCTTCGAGTCAACTCCTACCAAAATCAAAAAAATACACACCCATCTTTGCGATGGATGGGAAACTCAAAACCAGCTGGGTCGAAGGAGCCAATGGAGAAGGGATTGGGGAAACTTTACAGATCAAATACAAATCACCTATCAATTTTCGCTCCCTTTCCATCTACAATGGGTTTGGTGATCCTAAACTTTGGGCCGCCAACAATCGAATCAAAAAACTGAAAATATCTACCGAAGACGGAAATGAAGAAATTGTGACTTTAAAAGATAGTTTGTCTCTGCAAATGATTGAATTCAAATCGGAACTTCGAGCCAAAGAAATTTCTCTCACCATCCAAGAAGTTTATAAAGGAACCAATACAGAAAACACAGCCATAGCTGAACTCACTTTTAATTCAGAACAAGCGGGATCGGCCCTTGTCCCTCCCAAAAATACTTGGGCCATTGGAAAGTGGAAAACCAAATCCAATATTGCAAGGATCCAACTCCATAACGATGGAACTTGTGAAATGGGATACGAAACAGCAAAGATGTTATGTACTTGGACAGAAAAAGGGGATAAGGTCATTGTTAGCCTAGAAGCAACTCTTCCTCTCACTAACACTGATATTTTAGAAATCAAACGCAGAGGAAATCCTTCTGATCCAACTCTCGAGATCAACGGAAAACATGAATTTATTTCTAACAGGGATGGGGTATAA